TCGGACACGAAGCCGATCGGGGCGAGGACGACGTCGCTCACCCCGTCGGTGGCCAGCTCCTCGAGGTGGTCGTTGACGTCGGGCTCGAGCCACGGCGTGGACGGCGCGCCCGAGCGCGAGCAGTAGACCAGGTCGTGGCGGTGCGCACGCCCCGTCGCCTCGCGCACCCGCCGGGCGATCTCGTCGGCCACGCTGCGGTGCTGCCGGACGTACGCGCCGCGCGGCTGCCCCGCCGGGTCGAGCGAGCCGCTGGTCTCCCCCATCGCCGTCGGGACCGAGTGGGTCACGAACACGAGCCGGGCCGTGTCCCCGTTGTCGGGCAGCTCCGAGAGCGCGGCCAGCACGGCATCGACGGCGGGCTCCACGAAGCCGGGGTGGTTGTAGTACTGCCGCAGCTTGTCCAGCCGCGGGGCGCCCGGCACCTGCTGCACCGCGTCGTAGAGGTTCTCCCGGTACTGCCGGCACGACGACCACGACGAGTACGCCGACGTGGCGAAGACCGCGGCGCGCTGGACGCCGTCCGCCGTCATCTGCGCGAGCGTGTCGGCGAGGTACGGGTCCCAGTTGCGGTTGCCGAAGTAGACCGGCAGGGCGATCCCCTGCTCGGCGAAGTCCTTCTCCAGCGCCGCGATCAGGGCGCGGTTCTGGTCGTTGATCGGGGACTTGCCGCCGAAGAGGAAGTAGTGCTCCCCCACCTGCTCGAGCCGCTCGCGCGGGATGCCGCGGCCGCGGGTCACGTTCTCGAGGAACGGGACCACGTCCTCGGGCTTCTCGGGGCCTCCGAACGAGAGGACGAGGAGGGCGTCGTAGGGCTGCACGTCGGGACCCGCGGAAGTCATGTCGACAGGATAGAGAGCGCCCCGATGCGCTCCGCGGGCACTCCTGGTCCGGACCGCCCGCCCATCGACGCGCAGATGGCCTACCGTGCGGCCATGACGACGCCCTTCGACGGCACCCGCTGGCGCAACTGGTCCGGCCTCGAGGAGGCCGTCCCCCAGCACGTCGAGACACCGGCCGACACCGCCGCGGTCGTCGACGCGGTACGCCGGGCGCGCCGCGACGGCACGACCGTCAAGATGACCGGCACCGGGCACAGCTTCACCGCGATCGCCGCGCCCGAGCACACGCTGCTCACCCCGGACGCGATGGCGGGGATCCTCGCCGTCGACCGCGAGGCGATGACCGTGACCGCCCGTGCCGGGACCCGTCTCGCGGACCTCAACCTCGCCCTCGAGCGGCTCGGGCTGTCGCTGCACAACATGGGCGACATCGCCGAGCAGACGCTGGCGGGCGCCACCTCCACCGGAACCCACGGCACCGGCGGCGTCGCGGCCGGCCTGGCCGCCCAGCTCGCCGCCCTCGAGCTCGTCGACGGGACCGGTGAGGTCGTGCGCGCCTCGGCGGGGGAGAACCCCGACGTCCTCGAGGTCGCGCGCGTCGGCCTCGGCGCGCTCGGCGTGCTGACCAGCCTGACCTTCCGCGTGGAGCCGCTCTTCGTGATCGAGGCGCACGAGCAGCCGATGCGCTGGGACGAGGCGCTGGCGTCCTACGACGACCTCGTCGCCGACGCCCACCACGTCGACATGTACTGGTTCCCCCACACCGACGCGATGATGGTCAAGCAGAACCACCGCACCGACCTCGAGCCGGGCGAGCAGGAACCGCCGTCGCGTCTCGCGGCGTGGCGCGAGGACGAGCTGGTCTCCAACACCCTCTTCGGGGTGCTGTGCCGCGTCGGGTCGCGCGCCCCAGCACTGATCCCCCGGATCAACCGGGTCGCCGGCCACGCCCTCTCCGAGCGGCGCTACACCGACCTGGCGCACCGCGTCTTCGTCAGCCCGCGGCGGGTGCGCTTCCGCGAGATGGAGTACGCGGTCCCGCGCGAGGTCGGCCTCGACGTGCTGCGCGAGTGCCGCCGGGTCATCGACGCGAGCGACTGGCGGATCGCGTTCCCGGTCGAGGTCCGGACCGCGCCGGCCGACGACATCGCGCTGTCGACCTCGCACGGCCGCGACAGCTTCTACCTCGCCTTCCACGTCCCGATGGACACCGACCATCGGCCGTACTTCGACGGCCTCGAGCCGGTGCTCCGCGAGGCGGGCGGGCGACCGCACTGGGGCAAGGTCCACACCCGCACGGCGGCCGACCTGGCTCCAGCGTACGACCGGTTCGACGACTTCCTCGCGATGCGCGAGCGGCTCGACCCGGACCGGGTCTTCGCCAACGCCTACCTCCGGCGGGTCCTCGGGGACTGACCGGGGACGAGCCGGCGTCGGACCGGCGTCAGACGTTGGCGGGCCCGCGCGGCATCGGGGCCTGCCAGCCGCGCACGAGCGCGAGCAGTCGCCAGCCCAGGCAGGTACCGAAGCCCGCCGCGGCGACCACGAGCAACGAGACGTCGGCCCGGTCGAGGACCACGGCGACGGCGGCCCCGGCCAGCGCCGGGGTGGCGTAGAGCGCGCCCTCGAAGATCACCGGCACCCGGCCGGCGAGGACGTCGCGGAGCACGCCGCCACCGATGCCGGTGACCATGCCGAGCAGCGCCGCGGGCAGCGGCCCGAGGCCGTAGTCGACGGCCTTGAGGGCGCCGGTCACGCAGAACAGCGCCAGCCCGAAGGCGTCGAAGAGGGTGACCACCCGCTCGAGGCGGCCCACGGTCGGGTGGAAGACGAAGGTGACGACGCCGGCGGCGACCGGGACGAGCAGGTAGCGCCAGTCCGCGAGCGCGGCCGGCGGGGTGGCTCCGATGAGGACGTCGCGGATGAATCCGCCGCCCAGCCCGGTGACGCCGGCGAGGACGGTCGCGGCGAAGAGGTCGAGGTGCTTGCGGACCGCGACCAGGGCGCCCGTCACCGCGAACACGAAGATGCCGAGCAGGTCGAGCACGACCAGCGTCACGGCGAGCTCGGGAGAGGGCACGGACGCACAGGCTAGTCGCACACCCGCGGCAGGCGCGCCGCAGGCGTAGCGCCGCCGGGGCGCGGCGCTGGCGTAGGCTCGCCGGAACGGATGCCGCGCACCACGACGGACCCATCCGCGACCCGCCCAGACCACCCGATCGCAGTCAGGAGCCCGCCGGCCATGGCACAGCTGACGTTCCGCGGACGCAGCGGTGACGGCAAGCGCCTGCTGCTGGTGGACGACGAGGGTCGCGAGCACTCCGTGGTGATCGACGCACGGCTCCGCCGCGCCCTCACGGGCGTGCCCGACAGCACCGGCCAGTTGGAGATCCCGATGGAATCAAGCCTCCGTCCCCGCGACATCCAGACGCGCATCCGCGCGGGTGAGACTCCGGAGTCGGTCGCCCACGCCGCCGGTACGTCGGTCGAGAAGATCATGCCGTTCGCGGCACCCGTGCTGGCCGAGCGAGCCCACGTCGCCGACCGCGCTCAGCTCGCCTCGGTGCGGCGCCGCTCGCCCGAGTCGGGTGCCCGCACCCTCGGCGAGGCCGTGAGCGCCCACCTGCGCACCCACAACGTCGACCCGAGCACGGTGGAGTGGGACGCCTGGCGCCGCGAGGACGGTCGCTGGACCCTCACCGGGCTCTACGACGTCGCCGGCCGCGCCGGCATCGCGACCTTCTCCCACGACCCGCGCGGCAACTTCGTCACGGTCGACGACGACGACGCCCGCTGGCTGGTCGGCGACGCGGCACCCGCCGCCGCGACCCCTGCGTCCGACGACCTCGCCGCCGCGCGCCAGCGCCGGCTCAGCGCGGTGGGCGACGAGGACCTCCCGCTCGGCGACGACGCCCTCGAGATGGTCTCCGGCGAGCAGCCATCGGCCACCGCGGAGGACGACACCGACGACGCCCCCACGGCTGAGCTGGCCGCGCTCGGCACCGAGCAGCCCGTCGAGGCCTACCTCGAGGGCACCGACGACGTCGCCCGCGCCGGGTCGTCCGAGCCGGCCGGCACCGACGACGCCCCCGACGAGCAGCCGGCCGCGCCGGCCGCCTCCGAGCCGCGCAGCAAGCCCGCGCGCAAGCGGGGCCGTGCCTCCGTCCCGAGCTGGGACGAGATCATGTTCGGCGGCGGCAAGAACGACTGACGGTGCGCCTGACCCACATCGGCGTCCACCCGCTCAAGTCCGGCGCCGCCCGCTCCGTCACGTCCGCCTCCGTGCTGCCGCGTGGCCTGCGCGACGACCGGTCGTGGATGCTCGTCGACGCCGAGGGGCGCCTGGTGTCCGCCCGCGAGTCGCGTGCGCTGCTCACCGTGGTGGCCGACACGTCGACCACCGACCCGACCGTGGCCGCCGGCCTGCGTCTGCGGGCGCCGGACCTCGACGACCTCGACCTGGCGGTCCCCACGGGCGACACCGTGCCGATCCGGTTGCACTCCCTCGACCTGCACGCGGTCCCGGTGCCGGAGGCGGACGCCTGGCTGGCGAAGGCGCTCGGTCGCGACGACGTACGCCTGGTGTGGTGCGACGACCCCACGCGGCGTCGGCTCCAGCCGGGCTTCTCGGTCGAGACCGACCACACCGCGTTCGCCGACTCCTTCCCCGTCACCATCGCCTCGCTCGCCTCGCTGCGCCGGCTCGACGACTGGATCACCGAGCAGGCCCTCGAGCGCGGCGAGGAGCCGCCGGAGGCCTTGCCGATGGAGCGCTTCCGCCCCAACCTGGTCGTCGACGGCGACGAGCCGTTCGCCGAGGACCGCTGGCGATCGGTCACCGTGGGCGCCGTGCGGTTCCGGGTGGCCAAGCCGGTCGGCCGCTGCGTGATGACCACCATCGACCCGGGGACGCTGACCACCGGCAAGGAGCCGGTCCGCACCCTCGCGCGTCGCCGGCTCGACGACGGCAAGACGTTGTTCGCGGTGCACCTCGTGCCGGAGACCTCCGGCCGGGTGAGCGTGGGCGACGAGGTCGTCGCCGACTGATCAACGCCCGGTCGCGACCGGGCGGGACGGGTCGGTGACCCACCCGCTCCAGCTGCCGGGGTAGAGCGCGGCGTCGATGCCCGCCGACGCCATCGCGACCAGGTCGTGGGCGGCCGTGACCCCCGACCCGCAGTAGGCCGCGACGGTTCGAGCGGTGTCGGCGCCGACGGCGGCGTAGACCTCGCGCAGCCGCTCGGGCGCCAGGAACCGGCCCCGCTCGTCGAGGTTGGCCGTGGTCGGCACGTTGACCGCGCCCGGGATGTGCCCGGCGACCGGGTCGACCGGCTCGGTCTCCCCCGCGTACCGCTCGACGGCCCGGGCGTCGACGAGGACCTCGACGTCGGTGACGTCGTCGGGGCCGACGACGCGCATCTGCTTGGTGGGGCTGACGTGGAAGTCCCCGGGCTCCGGTCGGACGTCCCCCGCCTCGACCGGGTGGCCGTCGGCACGCCAGGCGCTCAGGCCGCCGTCGAGGACCCGCACGTCGCGGTGACCGTGGTAGCGCAGCAGCCACCAGGCACGGGCCGCGGCGCGACCCTCCCAGTCGTCGTAGACGACCACCGGGCGGTCTCCGAGCACGCCGACACGGCGCATCGCTGCCTCGAAGGTCCCCTCGTCCGGCAGCGGGTGGCGCCCGCCGTCGCCGGGCGGTGCCGCGAGGTCGGCGTCGAGGTCGACGTACGCCGCTCCCGGAACGTGGCCGGCCCGGTGCTCGTCCCGGCCGGGTGGCCCGCCCATCCGGTAGCGCACGTCCAGCACGGTGACGTCGCCCAGCTCGCGGGCGAGGGCGTCCGGCGTGACCAGCGGGCCGCGGTCGGACAGGGCCCGGGGAAAGTCGTCCATGCCCGGCACGGTAGCCGTCGCCCCGGAGGGTCGCTGTGACAAGATCGCCCGGACATGGCTGAACTGCACTTCTTCACGGGCACGATGGACTCCGGCAAGTCGACGCTGGCGCTCCAGACCAACCACAACCACGCGGCGCGCGGACGGGTCGGGCGGATCTTCACCACCCACGACCGCGCCGGCCAGGCGGTGCTCTCCAGCCGGCTCGGGCTCACCCACGACGCGCTCGAGGTCGACACCGACTTCGACTTCTGGACCTACGTGGTCGACACCCTCACCCGCGGCGGTCGCATCGACTACCTGATCTGCGACGAGGCCCAGTTCTACTCCCCCGCCCAGATCGACCAGCTCGCCAAGGTCGTCGACGAGCTGCAGATCGACGTGTTCGCGTTCGGCATCCTCACCGACTTCCGCTCCCAGCTGTTCCCGGGCAGCGGCCGGCTCGTCGAGCTCGCCGACCGGATGAACGTCCTGCAGGTCGAGGCGCTGTGCTGGTGCGGCAAGCGCGCCACCCACAACGCGCGCACGGAGGACGGCGTGATGGTCACCGACGGCGAAGTGGTCGTGGTCGGCGACGTCGACCAGGTCGACGAGCCGCCCGCCCACGTCGCGTACGAGGTGCTGTGCCGCCAGCACCACCGGCGGCGACTCACCGCCGCGCGGGCCAAGGCCGTCAGCCTGGCGCCGGAGCCGCTCCCCTTCGGATGAGCCCTGGGCGGTTGAGTCGCCCAGAGACTCAGCTGCCGTCGATGACGGCTGAGTCTCCTGGAGACTCAGGTGCTGATGTCGGTTGAGTCTCCCAGGGACTCAACATGCCATGGGGGGTGAGTGGAGGTTGAGTCTCCGGGAGACTCACTCGTGCAAGGTGGCGCCGGGACCCCGGAAAGCCCGGCTCAGCCGAGGAGGATCGGGATGCTCATCTCGGCCGAGGTGAGCGACCCGTGCAGGCCGACGAGCGTGGTCTCGTAGGCGAAGTCGCGCGACGACACGACGGCCACATCCTCGTGGCAGGCGACCATCACGTCGCCCAGCCGCGGCAGGACGCCGGGGTGGACGGCGCCGAACCAGCCGCGCGCGACCGCGTCCTCGCGGGCGAGCACCGTGGCCCGTGGTCCGAGCACCTCGCGCCAGGTCGCGACCACGTCGGCGACCGCGCCGGCGGAGCAGTACACGTGGCGGAAGCGGGCCTCCCCGCCGAGGAGGGCCACGCCGTCGCGCATCCCGTCGACCGCGTCGACGTCGACCCGGGCCTGCGTGGGGCTGTCGACCATGCCGTGGTCGGCGACCACGAGCAGCCGGGTCGACGACGGCAGCGCCTCGCGGAGCTGCTCGGCCTCGGCGTCGACCATCGCCAGCTGTTGGAGCCACTGGGAGGAGGCGACCCCGAACTTGTGCCCGGTCCAGTCGAGGTCGGAGTCGTAGACGTAGGTCAGCGACGGGGTGTGCGCGGAGGCCGCCACGACCGCCGCGATGCGCTCGCCGACCCGGTCCGCGCCGACGTAGGTCGCGCCGCGCTGCGAGGCGACCGTGAGCCCGGATCCGTCGAAGTCGCGCTTGTTGACCGACGTGACGTGCACGCCGGCCCGCGCCAGCCGACCGAACGCGGTGGGGTGGGGCTGCCACTCGAGCGGGTCGACGTGCTTGTCCCAGCCGAGGTGGTTGATGAGCCGGTTCGTGCCCGGGATGCGGGCCGTGTAGCCCACCAGGCCGTGCGCGCCGGGTGGCAGACCGGTGCCGAGCGAGGTCAGCGAGGTCGCGGTCGTCGACGGGACCCCGGCCGTCCCGGTCACGCTGCCCTCCACGAGCGAGGCGAGGTAGGGCGCCGCGTGGGCGTGGCGGGCGAGCAGCTCGGCCCCGAGGCCGTCGACGAGGAAGACGACGTAGGACGGCGCGGACGGCAGCTCGAGGCCCGTCGGGTGGTCGGCCAGCGGCACCCCCAGCGCGCGCGCGACCGAGGGGACGACGTCGGCGAGCGAGCGGTCGCCGTACGCGGGCTCGGTCAGACCGGCCCCCTGCGACGCGGAGGGCACCGGGGGCACCGAGGTCACCGGGCGGTCATCCGCGGGTGCTCGCCGACAGGGCGTCGGCGAAGGCCAGCAGCCCGCCCACCGCGTCGGCGCCCTCGGCCGCGGCGGAGACGCGCAGCGTGTAGTCGTCGCCGGCCAGCGTGCCGGTGTAGCCGTGGTCGGCGTCGCAGGAAGGGTCGGAGCAGCCGGCCGGCTCCAGGTCGAGGCGTCCGACGCCGCCCCAGCCGATGGTGAGCACCGCCTCGGCGGGCGGCGCGACGCCGGCGGTCGGGTTCGCGACCATCCGCGTGACGACGACCGTGCGGATCGAGGCCAGGGTCACCGCCTCCGTCGTGGTGGACGTGTACGGCTCGGGCAGCAGGTCGTCCCCGGGGTGCTCGTCGGTGTGGGCGATGACCAGTCGGGTCGGCGTCAGCAGCAGGGCGGTGAGGTGCCGGCGCACCTCCTCGTGGTCGAAGGTCGTCTCGTGGTGGACGAAGTAGGAGACGACGTCCTCGCCCCCGGCGGCCGAGAACACGCCGTCGGCGACGACCTCCGGGTAGTAGCCGGTGCGGTGGATCGCCTGGCGGAGCTCGTCGGAGACGTCCGCGACGCGGGTGGAGCGGGGCATGGATGAAGTCTGTCACGCAACCCCGGTCAACCGGGGAGCGTGTCCCCCGGCATCGTGGACAGCCGCCGCACGAACCAGTCCGAGCGGGGGTCCTTGACCGGCTCGACCCGCACGCTCGCACCGAGGACGGTGGCGCCGTCGGCCCCCGCCAGCACGAGCGGGAGCTGGAGCGCCCGGACCTGCGGCAGGTCGTGCTGCAGCTGGGCGACTTGGCGCACCAGCCGCTCGATCTCCGCGACGTCGACGATCTCGCTGCCGCGGTAGCCGAAGAGCAGGGGCGATGCCTTGATCTCGCGGACCATGTCCTGCGCGTCGTGGTCGGCCAGCGGCGGGATCCGGTAGGACCGGTCGCCGAGCAGCTCGCTCAGCGGGCCGCCGATGCCGAACGACAGGACGGGGCCGAAGAGCGGGTCCTCCATCGTCGCGATGGTGACCGGGACCCCGGGCGGCGCGTTGCGCTGGACGACGAACCCGGCGCGTGCCGCGTCGGTGATGACCTGGTTGAGCGTCGTCCAGGCGTCCTGCATCTCCTCCGGGGTGTCGATGTTGCGCCACACGTGTGCGAGGTCGGGGCGGTCGCGCAGGTGCTCGGCGGTCGCCTTGAGGACGACGTCCCAGCCGAGCTGCTCGCCCGCGGCGACCGCCTCGTCGAGGGACTCCACGGCGTAGGTCTCCCACAGGTGGATGCCGTACGCGGCCAGCAGCCGGTGCTGCTCGGGGAAGTCGAGCTCGCGGCCCTCGGGGTGCTTCATCAGCAGCTCGTTGACGAGGTGCCGGGCGGCGTCGCGGTCGTTGACCTCCGCCTCGCCGCCACCGGTCTGTGGCACGCGGACCCACACGGCGTACTCGACGACGCGCGCGAGCGCCCGGACCGCCGCCTCGACCTCGGGGTAGGACGGCACCGATCCCCGTCCGGCGCTCGAGCCGGCGACGTCCGGCACGCGCAGCAGCTCGGGGACGCCCTCGGTGCCGAGGAAGGTCGACACGATCGGCTTGTCGGACTGCTCACCGACCGCGGCCAGCACGTTGGCGACGTCCTCGCGGGCGCCGGCGACGTTGAGCGGCGGGATGAAGATCGCGACCACCGAGTCGACCTCGGGGTCGTCGATCGCGGCGTCGAGCGCGTCCTCGAAGTCCTCCGCCGTGGCGTCGGCGCCCAGGGCGACCTGCTTGTTGACCACGAGGCCGACCGAGTTGGCGGCGTCCGCGGCGAGCAGCCCGAGCGCGTCCGAGTTGCCCACGATCGCCACCCGACGCCCGCGCGGCAGCGGCTGGTGCGCCAGCAGCTGGGCGACGTCGAACATCTCCTCCAGCGACTCGACCTGGATGATCCCGGCCTGGCGGAACATCGCGTCGACGGCCTCGGTGGGCGCCGCGATCTTGCGGACCGCGTGGCCCATCGGCACGCCCTGGGAGCTGCGCCCGGAGCGGACCGCGACGATCGGCTTGCGCCGGCTCACCCGCCGCGCGATCCGGGAGAACTTGCGCGGGTTGCCGATCGACTCGAGGTAGAGCAGGACCACCTCGGTGGCGTCGTCCTCCTCCCAGTACTGCAGGAGGTCGTTGCCGGACACGTCGGCGCGGTTGCCGGCGCTGACGAACGTGGTGAGGCCGAGGCCGCGGTTCTGGACCTTCTCCAGGATCGCCGAGCCCAGCGCGCCGGACTGGCAGAAGAAGCCGGCACGACCGCGCGGGGGCATCACCGACGACAGCGAGGCGTTGAGCGAGACCTCGGGGTCGGTGTTGATGATGCCGAGCGCGTTGGGGCCGATCAGCCGCAGGCCGTAGGAGCGCGACAGCCCGACCAGCCGGCGCTGGCGCTGGCGGCCCTCCTCGCCGGTCTCGGCGAACCCCGAGGAGATCACCACCAGCCCGTGGACGCCCTTCGCGGCGCAGTCGAGCACGACGTCCTGCACTGCCTCGGCCGGCACGGCGACGACCGCGACGTCGACCTCGCCGGGGATCTCCCCCACCGACTTCCACGCCGGCATGCCGGCGACGGAGTCCGCGCTCGGGTTGACCACGTGGATGCGGCCGGAGAAGTTGCCGAGCACGAGGTGGCGCACGAGGGCGCGGCCGATCGTGTCCTGGCGGCGGCTCGCGCCGATGATCGCGACCGACTTCGGCGAGAAGAACCGCTCGATGGACGCCTGCTCCGCACGGTGCTCGCGCTGCTCCATCACGCCGATCGCGGTCTCGGTCGGGTCGATGCGGAAGACCAGCTCCATCACGCCGTCCTCGAAGGCGCTCTTCACCTGGTAGCCGGCGTCCTTGAAGGTGTGGATCATCGCCTGGTTGTCCGGCAGCACCTCGGCGACGAACTCCTCGACGCCGCGCTCGCGCCCCGCCTGGGCGAGGTGCTCGAGCAGGAGCTGGCCGATCCCGCGCCCCTGGTGCTTGTCCTCGACGAGGAACGCCACCTCGGCGTAGCCGGGGCGGATGGTGTCGTAGCGACCGACGGCGATCATCTTCCCCGCGACCAGCAGGATCAGCGCCACCCGGTCGCGATGGTCGACGCGGGTGAAGCGGTCGAGGTCGCGCTCGGAGAGCTCGGGCATCGGCGAGAAGAACCGGTAGTACTTCGACTGGTCCGAGACGCGCGCGTAGAACTCGACGAGCAGCGCCCGGTCCTCGGGCTGCATCGGGCGGATGTGCGCCGTACGGCCGTCGCGCAGCAGGACGTCGGCCTCCCAGTGCCGTGGCGGCGCCGTCGTACCCGGCTCGTCGGTCGTCGCGTCCACGTCGCTCACACCGGCAATCTATCGGTGATACCCCGCCCGGCGTGCCCCTGTCGGCGGACGCGCCCCGACCGGGGACAATGGCCGGCATGGCACGACGTACGACGAAGCAGCCCCTCCCGGACGACTTCGAGGAGCACATCCTCGACACCGACATCCGCGACGAGATGCAGACGTCGTTCCTGGAGTACGCCTACTCCGTCATCTACTCCCGCGCGCTCCCCGACGCCCGCGACGGCCTCAAGCCCGTCCAGCGCCGGATCCTCTACACGATGGACGACATGTCGCTGCGGCCCGACCGCGGCCACGTCAAGAGCGCCCGCGTCGTCGGCGAGGTGATGGGCCGGCTGCACCCGCACGGCGACGTCGCGATCTACGACGCCCTCGTCCGGATGGCGCAGCCGTGGTCGATGCGGCTGCGCACCGTCGACGGGCACGGCAACTTCGGCTCGCCCGACGACTCCCCCGCCGCGATGCGCTACACCGAGTGCCGGATGGCGCCCGCCGCGGTCGCGATGACCGCCTCCATCGACGAGGACACCGTCGACTTCAAGCCCAACTACGACTCGCGCGAGATGGAGCCGGTCGTGCTGCCGGCCGCGATCCCGCACCTGCTCGTCAACGGCTCGGCCGGCATCGCGGTCGGCATGGCCACCAACATCGCGCCGCACAACCTGGTCGAGGTCGTCCAGGCGCTCAAGCACCTGATCACCCACCCCAAGGCATCGCTCGACGACCTGATGCGGTTCGTCCCCGGTCCCGACCTGCCCACAGGGGGAAAGATCGTCGGGCTCGACGGGATCCGCGACGCCTACGAGTCCGGGCGCGGCACCTTCAAGATGCGGGCCACGGCCCGGGTCGAGTCGGTCACCGCCCGCCGCAAGGGGATCGTCGTCACCGAGCTGCCCTACGGCGTCGGCACCGAGCGGGTGATGGAGCAGATCAAGAAGCTGGTCCTGGCCAAGAAGCTGCAGGGCATCGCCGACATCAAGGACCTCAGCGACCGCGACCACGGCCTGCGCCTGGTGATCGAGGTGAAGAACGGCTTCGTCCCTGAGGCGCTGCTCGAGCAGCTCTACCGCCAGACCGCGATGGAGGACTCGTTCGGCATCAACGCGGTCGCGCTCGTCGACGGCCAGCCCCGCACGCTCGGCCTCAAGCAGCTGCTCGAGGTCTTCCTCGGCCACCGCTTCGACGTGGTGCGGCGGCGCTCGGTCTTCCGGCGCACGAAGGCCGCCGACCGGCTCCACCTCGTCGACGGCCTCCTCATCGCGATCCTCGACATCGACGAGGTCATCCAGGTGATCCGCTCCTCCGACAACGCCGCCGCGGCCAAGGAGCGCCTGATCCAGGTCTTCGAGCTCTCCGAGGTCCAGGCCGACTACATCCTCGACATGCCGCTGCGCCGGCTCACGAAGTTCTCCAAGCTCGAGCTCGACAAGGAGAAGGCCGAGCTCGAGCGCACCATCGAGCACCTCGACGCGATCCTCGCCGACGAGAAGCTGCTGCGGAAGGTCGTCTCCGACGAGCTCGGCGACGTCGCCAAGGAGCACGGCACCCCGCGCCGGACCGTGCTGCTCGGCGCCGCGCCGGCGGTCTCGGCCGCCGCGACGGCCGTCGAGGTGTCCGACGACCCGTGCTTCGTGCTGCTCTCCTCGACCGGCCTGCTCGCCCGTACGCGCGACACGTCCGCGCTGGGCTCGGGCGGCGACCGGGCCAACCACGACGTCGTCGTGTCCGCGGTGCTGACCTCCCGGCGCGGCGAGGTCGGGCTGCTCACCAACCGCGGCCGGCTGGTGAAGGTGGC
This genomic interval from Nocardioides palaemonis contains the following:
- a CDS encoding ferrochelatase, whose protein sequence is MTSAGPDVQPYDALLVLSFGGPEKPEDVVPFLENVTRGRGIPRERLEQVGEHYFLFGGKSPINDQNRALIAALEKDFAEQGIALPVYFGNRNWDPYLADTLAQMTADGVQRAAVFATSAYSSWSSCRQYRENLYDAVQQVPGAPRLDKLRQYYNHPGFVEPAVDAVLAALSELPDNGDTARLVFVTHSVPTAMGETSGSLDPAGQPRGAYVRQHRSVADEIARRVREATGRAHRHDLVYCSRSGAPSTPWLEPDVNDHLEELATDGVSDVVLAPIGFVSDHMEVIYDLDTEAMATAERLGIRAARAATAGTDPRFVAMVRDLVLERAAAERGGSPERPAVGSMPAGPDVCGVGCCPNARGERPALCGADS
- a CDS encoding D-arabinono-1,4-lactone oxidase; the encoded protein is MTTPFDGTRWRNWSGLEEAVPQHVETPADTAAVVDAVRRARRDGTTVKMTGTGHSFTAIAAPEHTLLTPDAMAGILAVDREAMTVTARAGTRLADLNLALERLGLSLHNMGDIAEQTLAGATSTGTHGTGGVAAGLAAQLAALELVDGTGEVVRASAGENPDVLEVARVGLGALGVLTSLTFRVEPLFVIEAHEQPMRWDEALASYDDLVADAHHVDMYWFPHTDAMMVKQNHRTDLEPGEQEPPSRLAAWREDELVSNTLFGVLCRVGSRAPALIPRINRVAGHALSERRYTDLAHRVFVSPRRVRFREMEYAVPREVGLDVLRECRRVIDASDWRIAFPVEVRTAPADDIALSTSHGRDSFYLAFHVPMDTDHRPYFDGLEPVLREAGGRPHWGKVHTRTAADLAPAYDRFDDFLAMRERLDPDRVFANAYLRRVLGD
- a CDS encoding trimeric intracellular cation channel family protein produces the protein MPSPELAVTLVVLDLLGIFVFAVTGALVAVRKHLDLFAATVLAGVTGLGGGFIRDVLIGATPPAALADWRYLLVPVAAGVVTFVFHPTVGRLERVVTLFDAFGLALFCVTGALKAVDYGLGPLPAALLGMVTGIGGGVLRDVLAGRVPVIFEGALYATPALAGAAVAVVLDRADVSLLVVAAAGFGTCLGWRLLALVRGWQAPMPRGPANV
- the sepH gene encoding septation protein SepH encodes the protein MAQLTFRGRSGDGKRLLLVDDEGREHSVVIDARLRRALTGVPDSTGQLEIPMESSLRPRDIQTRIRAGETPESVAHAAGTSVEKIMPFAAPVLAERAHVADRAQLASVRRRSPESGARTLGEAVSAHLRTHNVDPSTVEWDAWRREDGRWTLTGLYDVAGRAGIATFSHDPRGNFVTVDDDDARWLVGDAAPAAATPASDDLAAARQRRLSAVGDEDLPLGDDALEMVSGEQPSATAEDDTDDAPTAELAALGTEQPVEAYLEGTDDVARAGSSEPAGTDDAPDEQPAAPAASEPRSKPARKRGRASVPSWDEIMFGGGKND
- a CDS encoding MOSC domain-containing protein, giving the protein MRLTHIGVHPLKSGAARSVTSASVLPRGLRDDRSWMLVDAEGRLVSARESRALLTVVADTSTTDPTVAAGLRLRAPDLDDLDLAVPTGDTVPIRLHSLDLHAVPVPEADAWLAKALGRDDVRLVWCDDPTRRRLQPGFSVETDHTAFADSFPVTIASLASLRRLDDWITEQALERGEEPPEALPMERFRPNLVVDGDEPFAEDRWRSVTVGAVRFRVAKPVGRCVMTTIDPGTLTTGKEPVRTLARRRLDDGKTLFAVHLVPETSGRVSVGDEVVAD
- a CDS encoding sulfurtransferase; this translates as MDDFPRALSDRGPLVTPDALARELGDVTVLDVRYRMGGPPGRDEHRAGHVPGAAYVDLDADLAAPPGDGGRHPLPDEGTFEAAMRRVGVLGDRPVVVYDDWEGRAAARAWWLLRYHGHRDVRVLDGGLSAWRADGHPVEAGDVRPEPGDFHVSPTKQMRVVGPDDVTDVEVLVDARAVERYAGETEPVDPVAGHIPGAVNVPTTANLDERGRFLAPERLREVYAAVGADTARTVAAYCGSGVTAAHDLVAMASAGIDAALYPGSWSGWVTDPSRPVATGR
- a CDS encoding thymidine kinase, whose protein sequence is MAELHFFTGTMDSGKSTLALQTNHNHAARGRVGRIFTTHDRAGQAVLSSRLGLTHDALEVDTDFDFWTYVVDTLTRGGRIDYLICDEAQFYSPAQIDQLAKVVDELQIDVFAFGILTDFRSQLFPGSGRLVELADRMNVLQVEALCWCGKRATHNARTEDGVMVTDGEVVVVGDVDQVDEPPAHVAYEVLCRQHHRRRLTAARAKAVSLAPEPLPFG
- a CDS encoding alkaline phosphatase family protein, which gives rise to MTSVPPVPSASQGAGLTEPAYGDRSLADVVPSVARALGVPLADHPTGLELPSAPSYVVFLVDGLGAELLARHAHAAPYLASLVEGSVTGTAGVPSTTATSLTSLGTGLPPGAHGLVGYTARIPGTNRLINHLGWDKHVDPLEWQPHPTAFGRLARAGVHVTSVNKRDFDGSGLTVASQRGATYVGADRVGERIAAVVAASAHTPSLTYVYDSDLDWTGHKFGVASSQWLQQLAMVDAEAEQLREALPSSTRLLVVADHGMVDSPTQARVDVDAVDGMRDGVALLGGEARFRHVYCSAGAVADVVATWREVLGPRATVLAREDAVARGWFGAVHPGVLPRLGDVMVACHEDVAVVSSRDFAYETTLVGLHGSLTSAEMSIPILLG